Part of the Saccharomonospora amisosensis genome is shown below.
ACGTCCTCGCCCGGCGCCCAGACGCCGAACACGCCGCACTCCTCGCGAGGCTCGGCCTCGAGCTGATTCACCGAATGGCTCCCCTGAACAAGAGAACGGGCCACTACCAGTGTAGGTCGACGGTAGTGGCCCGACCCGGTGACGTAGGGCTCACGCCGTGGCCATCAACCACTTCGCCCGGCCCGACTCACCCCGCACCCAGCAGCCGCCGCCGCGGTGCGAGTAGCGCTGCGCGTAGTCGTGGTCGCCGAGGGCGAGCAGGTCGCCGACGACGGAATGCATCGCACCGGAGGCGCTCCACAGCACCGTCTCCGGTTGGAGAACGTCGTCCTCGTCGTGCGGCATCCGCATGGCGGTCACGTCGTCCTCGCCGTCAAGGCGGACCACGTCGATCACCGTGCCGTGAGCCCGAATGCCGACCACGGTGACGACCTCACCGTTGGCGTCGCGCGGATGTACGAACCGGTAGCCCCTGGCAATCAGGGTTCCCAAAACCTCTTCGACCGTCAGTTCAGGCGACAATGTCATCGAACTCGCCGTCCTTCGCTCCCGCGAGGAATGCCTCCACCTCGGCGCGCGTGTAGACCAGCGCGGGACCTCGGGGATCACGCGAGTTGCGCACGGCTACCTCACCGGTACCGAGTGGCGCCAGCTCGACGCAGTTTCCCATCGCACCGCTGTAGGTGCTCTTGCGCCAGGCCGCGTCCGTCAACAGTTCCGAA
Proteins encoded:
- a CDS encoding DUF397 domain-containing protein — translated: MAKRIPNGVSSELLTDAAWRKSTYSGAMGNCVELAPLGTGEVAVRNSRDPRGPALVYTRAEVEAFLAGAKDGEFDDIVA